One genomic window of Tachypleus tridentatus isolate NWPU-2018 chromosome 12, ASM421037v1, whole genome shotgun sequence includes the following:
- the LOC143233184 gene encoding neuropeptide SIFamide receptor-like: MCKAVSYLQGVSVSASVNTLVAISLERFLAICYPMKGQITTRVARKIVALIWSFSLLISLPWAVHFSLSPLTPDFPDIELCVEMWPHPSSELLYFVLANLVLCYLLPLCLITACYVGIWVKVWRRRVPGETNVSSAIQRSKLKVVKMMLIVVVIFVLSWLPLYVIFTRIKIGGDIKPNSLEENILVITAPIAQWLGSSNSCINPVLYAFLNKKFRQGFKAIIKSKKCCGTLRYETPSSMVLTTRAVTLRSTQRFNGTLSVTAV, translated from the exons ATGTGCAAAGCTGTGTCTTATTTACAAGGAGTGTCGGTCAGCGCATCTGTCAACACACTGGTGGCGATTTCTTTGGAAAG ATTTCTAGCCATCTGCTACCCAATGAAAGGTCAGATTACCACAAGAGTCGCCAGAAAGATCGTTGCTCTAATCTGGAGTTTTTCACTGCTCATATCTTTACCCTGGGCTGTGCACTTTTCGCTTTCACCTCTCACTCCTGATTTTCCCGATATTGAGCTGTGTGTGGAGATGTGGCCCCACCCGTCTTCGGAGCTGCTGTACTTCGTCTTGGCCAACTTGGTGTTATGCTACCTTCTTCCTCTTTGTTTAATCACGGCCTGTTACGTGGGGATTTGGGTAAAGGTCTGGAGAAGACGCGTTCCGGGCGAAACGAATGTGAGCAGCGCCATCCAGCGGTCTAAACTAAAAGTAGTGAAAATGATGTTAATTGTCGTGGTAATTTTTGTACTGTCATGGTTACCCCTTTACGTAATCTTCACACGGATAAAGATCGGAGGAGACATCAAGCCAAACAGTCTAGAAGAAAATATCTTGGTCATTACAGCCCCGATTGCCCAATGGTTGGGCTCTTCCAACAGCTGTATCAACCCAGTTCTATATGCCTTTTTAAACAAGAAGTTTCGTCAAGGGTTTAAGGCCATCATAAAGAGTAAGAAATGTTGTGGAACTCTTCGATACGAAACTCCCTCCAGCATGGTTTTAACAACCCGAGCGGTGACGTTAAGGAGCACGCAGAGGTTTAATGGAACACTTTCTGTTACTGCAGTGTAG